One window of Alteromonas sp. LMIT006 genomic DNA carries:
- a CDS encoding patatin-like phospholipase family protein: MLDIYSGPYAKQKIRENGFNAELFDTILGASGGPKWFVLAGLDRILVSEFFATCNQSIDVIGTSAGAFRAACMCQRDSRAAIDRLAHFYSNTVYSDKPSPAEISQSAADILAKMLGETGTQEILTNSRFKAHFIVARCKGLVASENSKLQMFGLIQSAFANMRSRTRLTRYFDRVTFGTQRLNIIDPYRLGNQFVPLTEDNLEPALLASGSIPMVMSGISDIPGAGQGMYRDGGITDYHFDLQFSEHPKNAGLTLYPHFYPRPITGWFDKRLTHRIPHAASYDNVVMLVPSREFVASLPYGKISDRNDFAKMTPEQRIPYWQTILSESDRLAEYFFDAIKTGRIVDEIKDFEFAVK, translated from the coding sequence TTGCTTGATATATACTCAGGTCCCTATGCCAAACAAAAAATTAGAGAAAATGGCTTCAATGCAGAATTGTTTGACACTATCTTAGGCGCATCAGGTGGACCAAAATGGTTTGTCTTAGCAGGTTTGGATCGGATTTTAGTCAGTGAATTTTTCGCCACTTGCAATCAATCCATCGACGTAATCGGAACTTCAGCAGGGGCTTTTCGTGCCGCCTGTATGTGTCAACGAGACTCGCGAGCAGCCATTGATCGTTTAGCGCATTTTTACTCAAATACCGTTTACTCTGACAAGCCTTCTCCGGCCGAAATATCGCAAAGTGCTGCAGATATTTTGGCAAAAATGCTGGGTGAGACGGGGACTCAAGAAATTTTAACCAATTCAAGATTCAAAGCTCACTTTATCGTTGCGCGCTGTAAAGGCTTGGTTGCGAGTGAAAACAGCAAGCTTCAAATGTTTGGTTTAATCCAAAGCGCGTTTGCTAATATGCGCTCAAGAACTCGGTTAACTCGATATTTTGATCGTGTTACATTTGGCACTCAGCGATTGAACATCATTGATCCTTACCGTTTAGGTAATCAATTTGTACCATTAACTGAAGACAACCTTGAGCCTGCGTTGCTGGCAAGTGGCTCTATACCTATGGTGATGAGTGGTATCTCAGATATTCCTGGGGCAGGACAAGGGATGTATCGCGATGGTGGTATCACAGATTACCACTTTGATTTGCAATTCTCTGAGCATCCAAAAAACGCTGGTTTAACGTTATATCCGCACTTTTATCCACGTCCTATCACCGGTTGGTTTGATAAGCGCCTTACGCATAGAATTCCCCATGCTGCTTCATACGATAATGTGGTTATGCTAGTGCCGAGTCGAGAGTTTGTTGCGTCCTTGCCGTATGGCAAAATCTCAGATCGCAATGATTTTGCAAAGATGACTCCTGAACAGAGGATCCCATATTGGCAAACTATTTTAAGTGAATCAGATCGTCTAGCTGAGTATTTTTTTGATGCGATTAAAACGGGGCGAATCGTTGATGAAATCAAAGATTTTGAATTTGCTGTCAAATAA
- the rplT gene encoding 50S ribosomal protein L20 — protein MARVKRGTIARARHKKVLKQAKGYYGARSRVYRVAVQAVTKAGQYAYRDRRQRKRQFRQLWIARINAASRQNGLSYSRFINGLKKASVEIDRKILADIAVHDKNAFTALVNAAKGALA, from the coding sequence ATGGCTAGAGTAAAACGCGGTACTATTGCACGCGCTCGTCATAAAAAAGTATTAAAGCAGGCCAAAGGTTATTACGGTGCACGTTCACGTGTTTACCGCGTAGCGGTCCAAGCTGTCACAAAAGCTGGTCAATATGCTTATCGTGACCGTCGTCAGCGCAAGCGTCAATTCCGTCAATTATGGATTGCACGTATCAACGCTGCGTCGCGTCAAAATGGTTTATCGTACAGCCGTTTCATCAACGGTCTGAAAAAAGCGTCTGTCGAAATCGATCGTAAGATCCTTGCTGACATCGCAGTACACGATAAGAACGCTTTCACTGCCTTAGTCAATGCGGCTAAAGGTGCGTTAGCATAA
- the infC gene encoding translation initiation factor IF-3 gives MKGANKQGQSDKARINDEISAKEVRLVGKDGEQVGIVTLSEAQAIADENRLDLVEISPNAQPPVCKIMDYGKFLFEKSKALKEQKKKQKQIQVKEIKFRPGTDEGDYQVKLRNLRRFLEGGDKAKVTIRFRGREMAHQEIGLDQLNRVKEDLADISTCEAFPNRVEGRQMIMVLAPLKK, from the coding sequence ATTAAAGGCGCTAACAAACAAGGCCAGAGCGATAAAGCTCGGATCAATGATGAAATTTCGGCTAAAGAAGTACGTTTAGTCGGCAAGGATGGTGAGCAGGTTGGTATTGTGACGCTCAGTGAAGCACAAGCAATTGCTGACGAGAATAGGTTGGATTTAGTTGAGATCAGTCCCAACGCACAGCCTCCTGTTTGTAAGATCATGGATTATGGCAAGTTTCTCTTCGAAAAGAGTAAGGCTCTAAAAGAGCAAAAGAAAAAGCAAAAGCAAATTCAGGTCAAGGAGATTAAATTTCGCCCTGGCACTGATGAAGGCGATTACCAGGTCAAACTGCGCAACCTGCGTCGCTTTCTAGAAGGTGGTGATAAAGCTAAGGTCACAATCCGCTTCCGCGGTCGTGAAATGGCGCACCAAGAGATCGGTTTGGATCAGCTAAATCGCGTAAAAGAAGATTTAGCGGACATTTCAACCTGTGAGGCATTCCCAAACAGAGTGGAAGGTCGCCAAATGATCATGGTGCTCGCCCCACTTAAGAAGTAG
- a CDS encoding DUF3080 family protein, with protein MHNNLKLFLFCLSLVGCSGQTTLEKKMESYAERIARVTESETHLPSPNLALGFPNASKRKINIPSTSLNLREFYAIKGCPLATLVAQRNTTLGKVEAPELRYAYERQLLQTLAQCSELIKADNIDLNNELKRLQTIKTTNLPLTFADMLQNSRAIIAGLSFASDFIGTEQTTTEITQSIAAIHYLANISNMDNAKVVDISEMNTHLQILEQGQVWARIWRSQQYLIQVLPSITKVLDSYSKNVNCRVAQINLDILRNVMLMFFIDYIQPLASTIFRAHEQSSSAWQKLLDEPALHPDMKAFILAHTQTHHAEFKKTITAHVTTWQELFSLCSMSPTGR; from the coding sequence ATGCACAATAACCTTAAACTTTTCCTATTTTGTCTTAGCTTAGTCGGTTGTTCTGGGCAAACAACACTGGAAAAAAAAATGGAGAGTTACGCTGAGCGCATCGCCAGAGTGACAGAATCAGAGACTCACTTACCCTCGCCTAATTTGGCATTGGGTTTTCCAAACGCATCGAAACGAAAAATTAACATCCCTTCCACTTCGTTAAATTTGCGAGAATTCTATGCTATCAAAGGCTGCCCACTCGCCACGTTAGTTGCTCAGCGAAATACAACTTTAGGCAAGGTGGAAGCGCCAGAGCTACGCTACGCTTACGAGAGACAGCTTTTGCAAACGCTAGCGCAATGTAGTGAATTGATAAAAGCTGACAATATTGATTTAAACAATGAATTAAAACGCTTACAGACAATTAAAACAACCAATTTACCGCTCACTTTTGCCGATATGCTGCAAAATAGTCGCGCTATAATTGCTGGGTTAAGCTTTGCTTCAGACTTTATTGGCACTGAGCAAACCACGACCGAAATCACACAAAGCATTGCTGCAATTCACTACCTAGCGAATATTTCGAATATGGATAACGCTAAAGTGGTCGATATTTCTGAGATGAATACGCATTTGCAAATACTTGAGCAAGGTCAAGTTTGGGCTCGAATATGGCGTTCACAACAGTATCTTATCCAAGTTCTTCCCAGTATTACCAAGGTATTAGACAGTTATAGTAAGAACGTCAATTGTCGAGTTGCACAAATCAATTTGGATATATTACGCAATGTGATGCTGATGTTTTTTATCGATTATATACAGCCGCTGGCAAGTACCATTTTTCGAGCTCATGAGCAATCAAGCTCAGCATGGCAAAAACTGTTAGATGAGCCCGCTCTGCATCCCGATATGAAAGCGTTTATCTTAGCTCACACGCAAACGCACCACGCTGAGTTTAAAAAAACCATCACAGCACATGTCACAACGTGGCAAGAATTGTTTTCTCTATGCTCAATGTCGCCGACTGGAAGATGA
- the pheS gene encoding phenylalanine--tRNA ligase subunit alpha has product MELQAIVEQAKQAIEAANDVASLDAVRVDYLGKKGHMTELMKGMGKLSAEERPVFGQKVNAAKGEIQTILTAKTQALKLAEMNAKLASESVDVTLPGKQQNVGNVHPVSRTIARIESIFGELGFATKTGPEIEDGFHNFDALNIPKNHPARADHDTFYFNPDMMLRTQTSGVQIRTMEQEAPPIRIISPGRVYRNDYDQTHTPMFHQVEGLMVDKDVSFTQLKGILHDFLQHFFERECQVRFRPSYFPFTEPSAEVDVMDENGKWLEVLGCGMVHPNVLKAVNIDPEQYTGFAFGMGVERLTMLRYGVNDLRAFFENDLRFLQQFN; this is encoded by the coding sequence ATGGAATTACAAGCCATTGTAGAACAGGCCAAACAAGCCATCGAAGCAGCCAACGATGTTGCTTCTCTAGACGCAGTTCGCGTTGATTATTTAGGTAAGAAAGGTCATATGACTGAGCTCATGAAAGGCATGGGTAAATTATCTGCCGAAGAGCGTCCAGTTTTTGGTCAAAAAGTCAATGCAGCAAAGGGGGAGATCCAAACTATCCTCACTGCCAAAACGCAAGCACTTAAATTAGCTGAGATGAATGCTAAATTAGCCTCTGAAAGTGTGGATGTGACTTTACCGGGTAAGCAACAAAATGTGGGTAATGTACACCCAGTATCTCGCACTATCGCTCGCATTGAATCGATTTTTGGTGAATTGGGCTTTGCGACGAAAACGGGGCCGGAAATTGAAGATGGTTTTCATAATTTTGATGCGCTGAATATTCCTAAGAATCACCCTGCAAGAGCGGATCATGATACGTTTTATTTCAATCCGGATATGATGCTACGCACACAAACATCGGGCGTCCAAATCCGCACCATGGAACAAGAAGCGCCGCCAATTCGCATCATTTCACCTGGCCGTGTATATCGCAACGATTATGATCAAACCCATACTCCGATGTTCCACCAGGTGGAAGGATTGATGGTTGATAAAGATGTTTCGTTTACTCAACTAAAAGGCATTTTGCATGATTTTCTGCAGCATTTTTTCGAGCGTGAATGTCAAGTGCGGTTCCGTCCTTCTTATTTTCCATTCACCGAACCTTCTGCTGAAGTGGACGTGATGGATGAAAATGGTAAATGGCTTGAGGTGTTAGGATGCGGCATGGTACATCCTAATGTGCTGAAGGCGGTGAACATTGACCCGGAACAATACACTGGATTCGCTTTTGGTATGGGCGTAGAACGCTTGACTATGTTGCGCTATGGCGTTAATGACTTACGCGCATTTTTTGAAAACGACTTGCGCTTCTTGCAGCAGTTCAACTAA
- a CDS encoding beta-propeller domain-containing protein: protein MLNAKLTFVFGTLFLFSCGGSSSSNSVVSPPSPVVLPDIQPPTLSVAKLKPASATELHTQLTNGLYYGSTSSRTTALPVVAPNMSDSEATAAPSFSQTITQESGVDEADIIKYDGEWLFITTPEHNTVRALRREADGSLSSSQYVALGLEEGTYINGLYLSADHLSVLSRKTSFSEQGLAHFWSPDAEKFTLSIVDLNSAHGSQRLPSNDEIQTIQFDGNLITSRRVGNQLILLSTYWPSNVTLPVATTDTQRQANLETLSVMPVAQFLPTYEMNNVREALVDEDSCFIPEDATELNGYSGMVTLTIIDIAEPTRINSICVNGMYDGIYAAQNDLVIFGQNYVVDAQGDYSEQTVLHHFAVANGAIAYNGSANLAGRLDWNQPQLRLSIFDQQLRVVTTESTQDVTDRFDHQFFSLSLSAQDRTLPVLGRLPNSTFPQAIGKPNEDITAVRFFGDRAYVVTFERIDPLYILDLSVPGQPFIAGELEIPGYSSYLLPLSSEYLLGIGQNIDPNRFIMQGDLATSMPAPIAEGAKVALFDVSTDIPRLVNEVVYEQGATPAEFDYKAITYLPLSTADIRIGLPVQSWSNDNDIWRSESRLELLQISLENGGVIDSHGQIQSPEDTQWSVWRDRAVFVDEDIYYIHHGEVYHAMWSAPSVLVGRY from the coding sequence ATGTTGAATGCAAAGCTTACGTTCGTTTTTGGAACTCTATTTTTATTCTCTTGTGGTGGAAGTTCCTCATCGAATTCTGTTGTTTCACCACCGTCTCCGGTTGTGTTACCTGACATTCAACCACCGACGTTATCCGTTGCGAAACTCAAACCAGCGAGTGCGACAGAATTACATACGCAATTAACCAATGGACTGTATTACGGGAGTACATCATCGCGAACGACAGCGTTACCGGTAGTAGCACCTAATATGTCGGATTCAGAAGCCACAGCAGCGCCTTCATTTTCACAAACCATCACGCAAGAATCCGGCGTCGACGAAGCCGATATCATAAAATACGATGGTGAATGGTTATTTATTACCACCCCAGAACACAATACAGTGAGAGCGTTAAGAAGAGAAGCTGATGGTTCATTAAGCTCGTCTCAATATGTGGCATTAGGTTTAGAAGAGGGGACTTATATTAATGGGCTATATCTATCTGCGGATCATTTATCTGTATTGAGCCGAAAAACGTCTTTTTCAGAGCAAGGACTTGCGCACTTTTGGTCTCCGGATGCAGAGAAATTTACTTTATCTATTGTCGACTTGAACTCGGCACATGGTTCACAAAGACTCCCCTCGAATGATGAAATACAAACAATACAGTTTGATGGGAATTTGATTACCAGTCGTCGCGTAGGCAATCAACTTATCTTGTTGAGTACTTATTGGCCGAGCAATGTTACGCTTCCTGTTGCAACGACTGACACACAGCGCCAAGCAAATCTTGAAACACTTTCTGTGATGCCAGTGGCTCAGTTTTTACCTACTTATGAGATGAATAATGTACGGGAGGCATTAGTTGATGAAGACTCCTGTTTTATCCCTGAAGATGCCACTGAGTTGAATGGTTATAGTGGTATGGTGACGTTAACGATCATAGATATTGCCGAGCCTACTCGAATTAACTCAATCTGTGTCAACGGTATGTACGACGGTATTTATGCAGCACAAAACGACTTGGTGATATTTGGGCAAAATTATGTTGTCGATGCCCAAGGTGACTATTCAGAGCAAACTGTGTTGCATCACTTTGCTGTTGCCAATGGAGCCATTGCATACAATGGTAGTGCTAATTTGGCTGGTCGATTAGATTGGAACCAACCACAGTTGCGTTTATCTATTTTTGATCAACAGCTAAGAGTGGTGACCACCGAATCGACTCAAGATGTCACAGATCGCTTTGATCATCAATTTTTTTCGCTCAGCTTATCCGCCCAAGATAGAACATTACCGGTGTTAGGAAGGTTACCAAATTCGACGTTTCCACAAGCAATTGGCAAGCCAAATGAAGACATCACCGCAGTACGCTTTTTTGGAGACAGAGCCTACGTGGTGACGTTTGAACGAATAGATCCTTTATATATCTTGGATCTGAGTGTACCAGGGCAACCCTTTATTGCAGGAGAACTAGAGATCCCAGGCTATTCATCTTACCTTTTACCATTGAGTTCTGAATATTTACTCGGCATTGGACAAAATATCGATCCCAATCGTTTTATCATGCAGGGAGATTTGGCGACTTCCATGCCTGCACCGATAGCAGAAGGAGCAAAAGTTGCTCTTTTTGATGTGTCTACGGACATACCTCGGCTAGTCAATGAAGTGGTCTATGAACAGGGGGCCACACCGGCAGAGTTTGATTATAAAGCCATTACTTATTTACCGTTATCGACTGCTGATATTCGGATTGGCTTACCCGTTCAAAGTTGGTCAAACGATAATGATATTTGGCGCAGTGAGAGTCGTTTGGAGTTGTTACAGATCTCACTTGAAAATGGAGGTGTCATAGATAGTCATGGACAGATTCAGTCACCAGAAGATACTCAATGGAGCGTTTGGCGAGATCGAGCCGTGTTTGTAGATGAGGATATTTATTACATTCATCATGGGGAGGTTTATCATGCTATGTGGTCCGCACCTTCGGTTTTAGTTGGAAGATACTAA
- a CDS encoding sensor histidine kinase has protein sequence MKTTARLHLFIILIFSLVFIVSTVSFWQLSNHDVTLETQNALNNAQLLIERETPPEALYEFLTRSRHVQISNQFQDEAPHFIYQGKHYYILPDGSSELDEIAFTIGLFFALFALALFLTLYSVKRVLNEKEQTIHRIQQQLVHIQEQERRHFAMELHDNVSQIISGIHVNAYMLQATLGTNQDVLNIATKISTMCEALKEDTRNLINSLHPVMLSRLGFEKGLAQFIAAANENSDVAILLKNQLDTWFDDEDRDIQIFRICQEAIQNALRHAQASEIVCSLSANNDVVLIEIKDNGLGFIPNKVKSGVGFHSIQERARIAGCELNIISQPNLGTRIRISFKKD, from the coding sequence ATGAAGACCACTGCTCGATTACATTTATTTATTATATTAATCTTCAGTTTAGTATTTATTGTATCAACCGTCAGTTTTTGGCAGTTATCTAACCACGATGTAACGTTAGAAACTCAAAATGCACTTAATAATGCCCAGTTACTCATAGAGCGAGAAACGCCGCCAGAGGCCTTATATGAGTTTTTGACTCGAAGTCGACACGTACAAATTTCAAATCAATTTCAGGATGAAGCGCCCCACTTTATATATCAGGGAAAGCATTATTATATTTTGCCAGATGGCTCCTCTGAGCTCGATGAAATCGCATTCACCATTGGTCTATTTTTCGCTTTATTTGCCTTGGCGTTATTTTTAACTCTTTACAGCGTCAAACGCGTTCTCAACGAAAAAGAACAAACCATTCATCGCATCCAACAGCAATTAGTTCACATCCAAGAGCAAGAACGCCGTCACTTTGCCATGGAATTACACGATAATGTTAGTCAAATCATCAGTGGGATCCATGTCAATGCTTATATGCTGCAAGCGACGCTAGGAACGAATCAAGATGTGTTAAACATAGCAACCAAAATCTCGACTATGTGTGAGGCACTAAAAGAAGATACAAGGAATTTAATCAACTCCCTACATCCAGTTATGCTAAGTCGTCTTGGATTTGAAAAGGGATTGGCGCAATTTATAGCAGCAGCCAACGAAAATTCCGATGTAGCTATTCTACTGAAAAACCAACTCGACACTTGGTTTGACGATGAAGACCGTGATATTCAAATATTTAGAATTTGCCAAGAAGCCATTCAGAATGCTTTGCGTCATGCCCAAGCATCTGAGATAGTGTGTAGCCTATCAGCCAACAATGATGTGGTGCTGATTGAGATAAAAGATAATGGGCTTGGCTTTATCCCTAATAAGGTAAAATCAGGGGTCGGTTTTCACTCAATACAAGAACGAGCCAGAATTGCCGGATGTGAGCTGAATATAATCAGTCAGCCTAACCTAGGTACGCGTATCAGGATAAGTTTCAAAAAGGATTGA
- a CDS encoding ArsC family reductase, whose amino-acid sequence MITVFGIKNCDTVKKSLKWLEANNISYEFYDYKKLPPKREWLIEQIEQHGLDTIVNKRGTTYRKLDDSVKASLDVDTAPNLLVENPSMIKRPILCHQNKPKAKSLVGFKSEQYEQFFNE is encoded by the coding sequence ATGATAACAGTCTTCGGTATAAAGAACTGCGATACAGTAAAAAAATCTTTAAAATGGTTAGAGGCCAACAACATCAGTTATGAGTTTTATGATTATAAAAAACTTCCTCCGAAGCGCGAATGGCTGATTGAACAAATTGAACAACACGGCCTTGATACGATAGTAAATAAACGCGGCACGACTTATCGCAAACTTGATGACTCAGTCAAAGCATCACTCGATGTCGATACGGCTCCTAACCTGTTAGTTGAAAATCCATCGATGATAAAACGCCCGATCCTCTGTCATCAAAACAAACCGAAAGCAAAAAGTTTAGTCGGTTTTAAATCTGAACAATATGAGCAATTTTTTAATGAGTAA
- the rpmI gene encoding 50S ribosomal protein L35, which produces MPKMKSNSGAAKRFRKTASGRFKSKQSHLRHILTKKSSKRKRHLRGKKLVHTADTALIQRMLPYV; this is translated from the coding sequence ATGCCTAAAATGAAATCCAACAGTGGAGCAGCCAAGCGTTTTCGCAAGACAGCGTCTGGTCGTTTCAAAAGTAAACAGTCTCACTTGCGTCACATTTTGACCAAAAAGAGCTCTAAGCGTAAACGCCACTTACGTGGCAAAAAATTAGTTCATACTGCGGATACAGCACTTATCCAACGTATGTTACCGTACGTTTAA
- a CDS encoding response regulator transcription factor, translating to MSNTDSLLHILLVDDHAVVRQGYSALVQMLYPDAVVQESASGEDALAIASSRAFSLAVLDINLGGMSGISLATKLLQSQPDIKILFFSMYDEPSLIQQAMQTGALGYISKRSEPKMMQAAITTVLNGKTYLTPEIASKLACAELSEQPNLGKLLTEREFDIFLAIAHGQNKQNVAQALGINEKTVANSLTQIKQKLAIKDLAELVHIALSQGYLQR from the coding sequence ATGAGCAATACAGACTCCCTCTTACATATTTTACTTGTTGATGATCACGCTGTGGTTCGTCAAGGCTATAGTGCATTGGTACAAATGCTCTATCCTGATGCGGTGGTGCAAGAATCAGCATCCGGTGAGGACGCTTTAGCAATAGCCTCATCTCGGGCATTTTCTCTAGCTGTTTTAGATATTAATTTAGGTGGAATGTCGGGGATCTCACTTGCAACAAAGTTATTACAGTCACAACCTGATATCAAAATTTTGTTTTTTAGTATGTACGATGAACCGAGTTTGATTCAACAGGCTATGCAAACGGGTGCGTTAGGCTATATCAGCAAGCGCAGTGAACCAAAGATGATGCAAGCCGCTATCACGACGGTTCTAAATGGCAAAACTTATCTAACGCCAGAAATTGCCAGCAAATTAGCCTGCGCAGAACTCTCTGAACAACCCAACCTAGGTAAACTGCTAACCGAAAGAGAATTTGATATATTTTTGGCAATTGCCCATGGCCAAAACAAACAGAACGTGGCTCAAGCATTGGGGATCAATGAAAAAACCGTCGCCAATAGTCTTACGCAAATCAAACAAAAGCTGGCCATCAAAGATCTCGCTGAATTGGTCCACATAGCCCTATCACAAGGATATTTACAACGCTAA
- the thrS gene encoding threonine--tRNA ligase, translating to MPIITLPDGSQRAFDNAVSVLDVANDIGPGLAKATIAGVVDGKQVDACDLITHDAQLQIITARDDAGLEIIRHSCAHLLGHAIKQLFPNVKMAIGPVIDNGFYYDIDLDHSLSQDDLNKLEKRMLELAKTSYDVIKKVVSWEEARNTFASRGESYKIEILDENIGQDETPALYHHQEYTDMCRGPHVPNMRFCQHFKIMKVAGAYWRGNSDNKMLQRIYGTAWADKKQLKAYLNRLEEAEKRDHRKIGKSLDLFHWQEEAPGMVFWHNDGWSIYTELEAFVRKKLREFDYQEVKGPLMMDRVLWEKSGHWDKYAENMFTTESEKREYAVKPMNCPGHVQIFNQGLKSYRDLPLRMAEFGCCHRNEPSGALHGLMRVRGFTQDDAHIFCTEEQILEEVSQCIRMVYDTYATFGFEKIVVKLSTRPEKRVGSDDIWDKSEKALADALHANDIEFAYQPGEGAFYGPKIEFTLYDCLDRAWQCGTVQLDFSMPGRLGSTYVAEDGERKVPVMIHRAILGSLERFIGILTEEYAGFFPTWLAPQQVVVMNITDKQSEYVQKVVKTLQNNGIRATSDLRNEKIGFKIREHTLKRVPYMLVVGDQEMADQAVAVRTRRGVDHGKMATSDFISQILQDIADKKID from the coding sequence ATGCCAATAATTACCTTACCCGACGGTTCTCAACGTGCTTTTGACAATGCCGTCTCAGTTTTAGACGTAGCAAACGACATCGGCCCCGGTTTAGCCAAAGCAACCATTGCCGGAGTTGTGGACGGCAAACAAGTGGATGCCTGCGATCTTATTACCCACGATGCCCAGCTTCAGATCATAACCGCACGTGATGATGCCGGGCTTGAAATTATTCGTCATTCATGCGCTCACTTATTGGGGCACGCGATTAAGCAATTATTTCCCAACGTAAAAATGGCGATTGGTCCGGTCATTGACAATGGCTTTTATTACGATATAGATCTAGATCATTCCCTTTCACAGGATGACTTAAACAAGCTTGAAAAACGTATGCTCGAGCTAGCCAAAACGTCTTATGATGTGATTAAAAAAGTCGTATCGTGGGAAGAAGCGCGCAACACATTTGCCTCTCGTGGTGAGAGTTACAAAATAGAAATCCTTGACGAAAATATCGGCCAAGACGAAACACCAGCGTTATACCATCATCAAGAATATACGGATATGTGTCGTGGCCCGCACGTACCAAATATGCGCTTTTGCCAACATTTCAAAATCATGAAAGTTGCAGGGGCCTATTGGCGTGGTAATTCTGATAATAAGATGTTACAGCGCATTTATGGCACAGCTTGGGCTGATAAAAAACAATTAAAAGCTTACCTCAATCGACTCGAGGAAGCTGAAAAACGCGACCATCGCAAAATTGGTAAATCTCTAGATTTATTCCACTGGCAGGAAGAAGCGCCAGGAATGGTATTTTGGCATAATGACGGTTGGTCTATTTATACTGAACTCGAAGCATTTGTCCGCAAAAAACTACGCGAATTTGATTATCAAGAAGTAAAAGGCCCATTAATGATGGACCGCGTTTTGTGGGAAAAGTCTGGACATTGGGATAAGTACGCTGAAAACATGTTTACCACGGAATCTGAAAAACGTGAATACGCAGTAAAACCAATGAATTGTCCAGGACATGTGCAAATTTTTAATCAAGGCCTTAAATCTTATCGGGATTTGCCATTGCGTATGGCTGAATTTGGTTGTTGTCACCGCAATGAACCATCTGGTGCATTACATGGATTGATGCGTGTGCGTGGTTTTACTCAAGATGATGCACATATCTTTTGTACCGAAGAGCAGATCTTAGAGGAAGTCTCTCAATGTATCCGTATGGTTTATGATACGTATGCGACGTTTGGCTTTGAGAAGATTGTTGTCAAGTTATCGACTCGTCCAGAAAAACGCGTGGGCAGCGATGATATTTGGGATAAATCCGAAAAAGCACTCGCTGATGCACTGCATGCTAACGACATTGAGTTTGCTTACCAACCAGGTGAGGGGGCTTTCTACGGTCCTAAAATCGAATTTACTCTCTATGATTGTCTCGATCGTGCGTGGCAATGCGGCACGGTACAACTTGATTTTTCTATGCCTGGACGATTGGGTTCAACTTACGTTGCCGAAGATGGTGAGCGTAAAGTACCGGTGATGATTCACCGAGCCATTCTGGGCTCATTAGAACGTTTTATCGGAATTCTTACTGAAGAATATGCTGGTTTTTTCCCAACATGGTTGGCGCCACAACAGGTTGTGGTGATGAATATTACGGATAAACAGTCCGAATATGTACAGAAAGTCGTAAAAACATTACAAAATAATGGAATTAGAGCCACTTCAGACTTGAGAAATGAGAAGATAGGCTTTAAAATCCGCGAGCACACATTAAAGCGTGTACCTTATATGCTTGTCGTTGGTGACCAAGAAATGGCCGACCAAGCAGTTGCTGTTCGAACTCGTCGCGGTGTCGACCATGGTAAGATGGCAACAAGTGATTTTATCAGTCAAATATTGCAAGATATTGCAGATAAAAAAATAGATTAA